In one window of Nesterenkonia sandarakina DNA:
- a CDS encoding DsbA family protein: MAERVDFWFDPLCPFAWVTSRWILEAEKVRDIEVHWNVMSLGVLNEDKNPAPAEDPEQLSRWIPARTATAVALKHGEDKVGEFYTAAGTEIHNNGNKDFEAATLSALRAVGLDEDLLAEAKTDKNDAEMRASHEKGISLVGQDVGTPIVAFQGTAFFGPVLTRIPRGEDAGVVFDGAVALAQFPYFFELKRSRTESPAFD, encoded by the coding sequence ATGGCTGAACGCGTCGATTTCTGGTTTGACCCGCTGTGCCCCTTCGCCTGGGTGACATCGCGCTGGATCTTGGAGGCCGAGAAGGTCCGCGACATCGAGGTCCACTGGAACGTGATGAGCCTCGGCGTGCTCAACGAGGACAAGAACCCCGCACCGGCCGAGGACCCCGAGCAGCTCTCCCGCTGGATCCCGGCCCGCACCGCCACCGCCGTCGCACTCAAGCACGGCGAGGACAAGGTCGGTGAGTTCTACACCGCAGCAGGCACCGAGATCCACAACAACGGGAACAAGGACTTCGAAGCCGCCACGCTCAGCGCACTGCGCGCGGTGGGCCTGGACGAGGACCTGCTGGCAGAGGCCAAGACGGATAAGAACGACGCCGAGATGCGCGCCTCCCACGAGAAGGGCATCTCCCTGGTCGGTCAGGACGTGGGCACCCCGATCGTGGCCTTCCAGGGCACCGCGTTCTTCGGGCCCGTGCTAACCCGGATTCCGCGCGGCGAGGATGCCGGCGTGGTCTTCGACGGCGCGGTGGCCCTGGCCCAGTTCCCGTACTTCTTCGAGCTCAAGCGCTCCCGCACGGAGTCCCCAGCCTTCGACTGA
- a CDS encoding mycothione reductase: MAHYDLSIIGSGSGNSLITPFWDDKRVVLADKGSGSTAAFGGTCLNVGCIPTKMFVRPAALARGPEEAARLNLTQETTAVDFPAMRDRIFSRVDAISSGGRHYREVELEHVDLVAEQVRLTGDLRQPPFAFVSDSGVRAEADQLVIAAGSRPTLPQVPGIELPGVHTSDSVMRIEQQPQKLLIIGGGYIACEFAGIFSGLGTEVIQVNRSHGLMKAMDTEISTAFSAEAERNWTVHYERTLSRIVEHGAGLRAELVSSDGRVEHHDVDAVLVAIGRTPNTDLIGAAEAGLDLHPDGRLAVDEYQRVLIQGEPVAGLYALGDISSEAMLKHVANHEARVVAHNLEHPERIRASRQDVIPSAIFSFPEMAQVGLTEAQAVDTIGEDHVTTKVQNYGDTAYGWAMEDGHGIFKVIADSRSGQILGAHVMGYQASNLIQPIIQAMSFGQDAYTAARGQYWIHPALMEVTENALLGLEVPIPQDAPL, encoded by the coding sequence ATGGCCCACTATGACCTCTCCATCATCGGCTCCGGCTCCGGGAACTCCCTGATCACGCCCTTCTGGGATGACAAGCGCGTCGTCCTGGCGGACAAGGGCTCCGGGAGCACGGCGGCCTTCGGCGGCACCTGCCTGAACGTGGGCTGCATCCCCACGAAGATGTTCGTCCGCCCCGCGGCGCTGGCCCGCGGCCCGGAGGAGGCCGCCCGGCTCAACCTGACCCAGGAGACCACCGCGGTGGACTTCCCCGCCATGCGGGACCGGATCTTCTCCCGCGTCGACGCCATCTCGTCGGGTGGACGGCACTATCGGGAGGTGGAGTTAGAGCATGTGGACCTCGTGGCCGAGCAGGTCAGGCTCACCGGGGACCTCCGCCAGCCGCCCTTTGCATTCGTCTCTGACTCTGGTGTCCGCGCCGAAGCCGATCAGCTGGTCATCGCCGCCGGGTCCCGGCCCACGCTGCCCCAGGTCCCCGGAATCGAGCTGCCCGGGGTGCACACCTCAGACAGCGTCATGCGCATCGAGCAGCAGCCGCAGAAGCTGCTGATCATCGGCGGGGGCTACATCGCCTGCGAGTTCGCCGGGATCTTCTCCGGCCTGGGCACCGAAGTGATCCAGGTCAATCGCAGCCACGGGCTGATGAAGGCGATGGACACCGAGATCTCCACAGCCTTCTCCGCAGAGGCTGAGCGGAACTGGACCGTGCACTACGAGCGCACGCTGAGCAGGATCGTCGAGCACGGAGCAGGACTGCGCGCCGAGCTGGTCAGCTCCGACGGCCGGGTCGAGCACCACGACGTGGACGCGGTCCTGGTGGCCATCGGCCGCACCCCGAACACCGACCTGATCGGCGCGGCAGAGGCCGGGCTCGACCTGCACCCCGATGGCCGCCTCGCGGTGGATGAGTACCAGCGGGTCCTCATCCAGGGTGAACCGGTGGCCGGTCTCTACGCCCTGGGTGACATCAGCTCCGAGGCGATGCTCAAGCATGTGGCGAACCACGAGGCCCGGGTGGTCGCTCACAATCTGGAGCATCCCGAGCGGATCCGGGCGTCTCGGCAGGACGTGATCCCCTCGGCGATCTTCTCCTTCCCCGAGATGGCCCAGGTCGGTCTCACCGAGGCCCAGGCGGTGGACACGATCGGGGAGGACCACGTCACCACCAAGGTCCAGAACTACGGCGACACCGCCTATGGCTGGGCGATGGAGGACGGGCACGGCATCTTCAAGGTGATCGCAGACAGTCGCAGCGGGCAGATCCTCGGCGCCCATGTCATGGGCTACCAGGCTTCGAACCTGATCCAGCCGATCATCCAGGCGATGAGCTTCGGCCAGGACGCCTATACCGCCGCCCGCGGCCAGTACTGGATCCATCCCGCGCTGATGGAGGTCACCGAGAACGCGCTGCTGGGTCTTGAGGTCCCCATCCCGCAGGACGCCCCGCTCTGA
- a CDS encoding putative quinol monooxygenase: MIFIVVKFQVKPEFAEQWPAITAEFTQATRAEPGNKWFEWSRSVEDPNEYVLIEAFDDDAAGPHVESAHFQQAVSSEGAMAQALVSTPKIISRQIDGEGWEEMGEMQIN, from the coding sequence GTGATCTTCATCGTCGTGAAATTCCAGGTCAAGCCGGAGTTCGCCGAGCAGTGGCCGGCCATCACCGCGGAGTTCACCCAGGCCACCCGGGCAGAGCCGGGCAATAAGTGGTTCGAGTGGTCCCGCAGCGTGGAGGACCCCAACGAGTACGTGCTCATCGAAGCCTTCGACGACGACGCCGCCGGCCCGCACGTGGAGTCTGCGCACTTCCAGCAGGCCGTGAGCTCCGAGGGGGCCATGGCGCAGGCCCTGGTGTCGACCCCGAAGATCATCTCGCGCCAGATCGACGGTGAGGGTTGGGAAGAGATGGGTGAGATGCAGATCAACTGA
- a CDS encoding ParA family protein, which produces MQILSVSSLKGGVGKTSVTMGLASAALHQGVRTLVVDLDPHADSTTGLAVTRGTGTEAGQLLRDAKRADLNDHVVRSGWVDLLPKEHRAQATLDVVVGSALSAAFDRPDIRPRDMRRLRLLLDRVTGYDLVLIDCPPSLAGLTRIGWAASSGVLLVAEPSLFSVAGTERTMRAIRMFSNEYAPQLKSAGVVVNRARADSTEHEYRLLEMERLYKDKLMLPVLEENPFWQQIQGAAYPVHQWPGDQVRDLAKSFDQLLTQLA; this is translated from the coding sequence GTGCAGATCTTGAGTGTTTCCAGTCTGAAAGGCGGGGTCGGTAAGACCTCGGTCACGATGGGCCTTGCCTCGGCCGCTCTCCATCAGGGGGTGCGAACCCTTGTCGTCGACCTCGACCCTCACGCGGACTCCACCACCGGACTTGCGGTCACTCGGGGCACCGGCACCGAGGCCGGACAGCTGTTACGTGACGCCAAGCGCGCGGACCTGAACGACCACGTGGTGCGCTCCGGCTGGGTCGACCTGCTGCCCAAGGAGCACCGCGCCCAGGCCACGCTGGACGTCGTCGTGGGCTCCGCGCTGTCCGCGGCCTTCGACCGTCCAGACATCCGGCCCCGCGACATGCGCCGGCTTCGGCTGCTGTTGGACCGGGTCACCGGATACGACCTGGTCCTGATCGACTGCCCGCCCTCGCTGGCTGGGCTGACCCGGATCGGCTGGGCGGCGTCCAGCGGCGTGCTGCTGGTGGCCGAGCCGAGCCTGTTCTCCGTCGCCGGCACCGAACGCACGATGCGCGCCATCCGGATGTTCTCCAATGAATACGCCCCGCAGCTGAAGTCGGCCGGTGTGGTGGTCAACCGGGCACGGGCGGATTCCACCGAGCATGAGTACCGGCTTCTGGAGATGGAGCGGCTCTATAAGGACAAGCTGATGCTGCCCGTACTGGAGGAGAACCCCTTCTGGCAGCAGATCCAGGGCGCCGCATACCCGGTGCATCAGTGGCCCGGCGACCAGGTCCGGGACCTGGCCAAATCCTTTGATCAGCTGCTCACCCAGCTCGCCTGA
- a CDS encoding MerR family transcriptional regulator, whose amino-acid sequence MGPESHAEHERVRPGHAAAQQPLFSDGLPELDEELGYRGPVACAAAGITYRQLDYWARTKLVQPSMRNAAGSGSARLYSFRDVLVLKVVKRLLDTGVSLQQIRSAIEHLRERGVDDLAQITLMSDGASVYECTSADEVIDLVQGGQGVFGIAVGRVWREVEASLVELPRERTEPDAIPELEAFGSAGDELAQLRARRSQAS is encoded by the coding sequence GTGGGTCCAGAATCACACGCGGAACATGAGCGTGTACGGCCAGGACATGCGGCTGCCCAGCAGCCCCTGTTCAGCGACGGCCTGCCCGAGCTCGATGAGGAGCTGGGCTACCGCGGTCCCGTGGCCTGCGCCGCCGCGGGCATCACCTACCGTCAGCTGGACTACTGGGCTCGCACCAAGCTGGTACAGCCTTCGATGCGCAACGCCGCCGGCTCCGGCTCCGCCCGGCTCTATTCCTTCCGTGACGTCCTGGTGCTCAAGGTGGTCAAGCGGCTTCTGGACACCGGGGTCTCCCTGCAGCAGATCCGCTCAGCGATCGAGCATCTGCGTGAGCGCGGCGTGGATGACCTCGCGCAGATCACCCTGATGTCAGATGGTGCCTCGGTCTATGAGTGCACCTCCGCCGACGAGGTCATCGACCTGGTCCAGGGCGGCCAGGGCGTCTTCGGCATTGCTGTGGGTCGAGTCTGGCGCGAGGTGGAGGCCAGCCTGGTGGAGCTCCCGCGTGAGCGCACCGAACCCGATGCGATCCCAGAGCTCGAGGCCTTCGGCTCGGCCGGAGATGAACTCGCCCAGCTCAGGGCCCGCCGCTCCCAGGCCTCCTAG
- a CDS encoding bifunctional nuclease family protein, protein MESQLVPLDVVGVRIELPSKQPVVVLRGAEPGLENLHVAVLVGPAEANAIAMAMEKKVPPRPMTHDLLSEVIARLGSGVRSVEIGMLDASTYRGTILLGNGRSFDARASDAIAVAVRVQCLVTMDREMLTRVGITPRTAATGQRPISEDEIKEFRRFLDSAEPEDFE, encoded by the coding sequence ATGGAGAGCCAGCTGGTGCCGCTGGATGTCGTGGGGGTTCGGATCGAGCTCCCATCGAAGCAGCCTGTCGTGGTGCTCCGGGGTGCTGAACCGGGCCTTGAGAACCTCCATGTGGCGGTCCTGGTAGGACCGGCCGAGGCGAATGCGATCGCGATGGCCATGGAGAAGAAGGTCCCGCCCCGCCCGATGACCCATGATCTGCTCTCGGAGGTCATCGCCAGACTCGGCTCGGGGGTCCGGTCGGTGGAGATCGGCATGCTGGATGCCTCGACCTACCGGGGCACCATCCTCTTGGGCAATGGCCGCAGCTTCGATGCTCGAGCGTCAGATGCCATCGCAGTGGCGGTCCGGGTGCAATGCCTGGTCACCATGGACCGGGAGATGCTCACCCGGGTGGGGATCACGCCGAGGACCGCGGCCACCGGTCAGCGTCCCATCTCTGAGGATGAGATCAAGGAGTTCCGCCGGTTCCTGGATAGTGCGGAGCCGGAGGATTTCGAGTGA
- a CDS encoding MerR family transcriptional regulator → MSASPAPKPKPATTSTARAATHVFTISEVLRELQNEFPDLTASKLRFLEERDLVEPARTASGYRKYCAADVERLRFILALQRDRYMPLDVIKQTMDAIDSGETAEALPQAAPVGPREVTEEMAAQITGRIRPMSRKELRAHSGATRGMLDTLEKFRIIQADSDGNYSHHDLKAVKAVRVLARYGLEPKHLVNIRRSADNELDLISRAMAPHAARKDTAARARVAESSKEMLQCLKDLRASIMDTSVEQLDKN, encoded by the coding sequence GTGAGTGCTTCACCCGCGCCGAAGCCGAAACCGGCGACGACCTCGACCGCGCGCGCCGCCACCCACGTCTTCACCATCTCCGAGGTGCTGCGTGAGCTGCAGAACGAGTTCCCGGACCTGACCGCGTCGAAGCTGCGCTTCCTCGAGGAACGCGACCTTGTCGAGCCCGCCCGCACTGCGAGCGGGTACCGCAAGTACTGTGCCGCCGATGTGGAGCGGCTTCGGTTCATCCTGGCCCTGCAGCGCGACCGCTACATGCCGCTGGATGTCATCAAGCAGACCATGGATGCCATCGACTCGGGCGAGACCGCCGAGGCGCTGCCGCAGGCCGCACCGGTGGGGCCCCGTGAGGTCACCGAGGAGATGGCCGCCCAGATCACCGGGCGGATCCGGCCGATGTCTCGCAAAGAGCTGCGCGCGCACTCCGGCGCCACCCGGGGCATGCTCGACACCCTGGAGAAGTTTCGGATCATCCAGGCGGACAGCGACGGCAACTACAGCCATCACGACCTCAAGGCCGTCAAGGCCGTCCGTGTACTGGCCCGCTACGGGCTGGAGCCGAAGCACCTGGTCAACATCCGGCGCTCCGCGGACAACGAACTGGACCTGATCTCCCGGGCCATGGCTCCGCATGCCGCTCGAAAGGACACTGCCGCCCGTGCCCGGGTCGCAGAGTCCTCCAAGGAGATGCTGCAGTGCCTGAAGGACCTGCGCGCCTCGATCATGGACACCTCAGTCGAGCAGTTGGACAAGAACTGA